TTCAGCACAGAACCATACTGAACGGTGAACTCAACCAATTTATCAGCGTCAGGCACGACGTCCACCACGGCTGGGTGCGCGCAGAAGCGATCCGCCCAAACAGCCAGGATCGGAAGCTTGGTTTCGTTGaggagctcgacgccggcgatCTTCTCCACCGCCTTGATCCATCCGAGGAACGAACCCAGAGCGATATCCAGGTAGCCGATGCTGTCGCCGCCGAAGTATTCCTTCCCTTGGCTGCACTTGACAAATGCTTCCTCCAGACGCTGTAGAGTCGTGGACATTTCACCTGCGGTTTGGTCCTTGTCTCCGGCCACCGATCCTCTCAAAACCCGAAGCCCTGGTAGAATCTGCAAAAATATCATCAAAGCAAGAGCAAAAATTCTCCaagaaacaagaagaaaatgttcagagacaaaaaaaaattacgcaAGACATGCCCTTACCTTGTCATCGACGTACCGTGCCCAGAACCGCTCGACGGCGCGGCCGTGGGGGTCGCGAGGGAGAATGGCCGGGGCGCCGCCATTGAAGGCCGGCCAGACCTCGTCGATGTACTCGACGATGACGAGAGACTCGGGGAGGGGCTTGCTGTGGTGGAGCAGCACGGGGAACTTCTTGTGCACCGGGTTGGACCGGAGCAGCAGCTCGCTCTTCTTCCCCACCGTCTCCTGCAACATCTCGTGCTCCACGCCCTTCAGCTTCAGCGCCACCACCACGCGGTTCGTGAAGGGGCTCGCCCAACCGCCCAGCACgcgcaccgccggcggcggctcgcctgAACTGTTGTTAGTCGACGACATGTTTGCTCGAGTTCGATCTTAATTGCTTTTTGGTTCTTGCTTGGCCGGGAGACTAGACTACTGCTTTAGTGCCCTTCTTGGTTCAGTGAGGAGACTGCTGCTGATATGCATGTGTTTATATGGAATTATGAAGCTCATTTTGCTTACTATGGGCTTTTTTTAGAGCTCCAACTACTAAATTTAGCTCAAGGAGTTGGGTTTGGAgtgaagttgtggagctgcctaaacccagcttcaccactctagttcattttgtgatagAGCTCCACgtggagctgaaattgtttggctgagctccagttTCAGGAGAGGTGGAGATGGAGTTGGCGTTGTTCCAAACAGACCCTATTAATTGGAAGCATCACTGACGTTGGTAGTTGCGTGCGTATACATGGTTTATTATAGCAGCTGATCCTAGTGTTCAATTTTTCCGGTGGGATTGCCTTATAGTGGCGAACacaactttaaaatataaatgggACGACATCTGGCAAAGGACTAGCCCTAGTTGGATGATGTCCTAGTGCACACAAATTATAGTCGTCGGTTCATGGCACCGACACAGCAGCGTACCACATGAACATCGAGCAATTTAAGAACAAAAATTAACAGTGGAGCAAATGTTGGAGTTAGATAGGTGAAGCAATGAGCATGAAAATGAGACGACGATGGAAGCCTCGTGGCTGGAATTCGGG
The sequence above is drawn from the Oryza glaberrima chromosome 10, OglaRS2, whole genome shotgun sequence genome and encodes:
- the LOC127786130 gene encoding glutathione S-transferase U17-like; the protein is MSSTNNSSGEPPPAVRVLGGWASPFTNRVVVALKLKGVEHEMLQETVGKKSELLLRSNPVHKKFPVLLHHSKPLPESLVIVEYIDEVWPAFNGGAPAILPRDPHGRAVERFWARYVDDKILPGLRVLRGSVAGDKDQTAGEMSTTLQRLEEAFVKCSQGKEYFGGDSIGYLDIALGSFLGWIKAVEKIAGVELLNETKLPILAVWADRFCAHPAVVDVVPDADKLVEFTVQYGSVLNTVNVLPK